The Rhinoderma darwinii isolate aRhiDar2 chromosome 11, aRhiDar2.hap1, whole genome shotgun sequence genome window below encodes:
- the BTBD18 gene encoding BTB/POZ domain-containing protein 18: MPGLQLSYWNPRLLRTLLFQLQQQQQAGLFCDVILQGDGEGIHVHSCVIAACSPYLANLLMSPTELSEVSDSKMTILSSRRVLRICGIKSLYLFPLVHYMYTSELEVAPGDVRNVLKAAQKLQITELELLKLEGGRLVRAESGRRLNRNCLGSKSHIHAKAVKKAKTENQETINSCAHIEIKPTRNCQNIIENDVTNLSLLDLEQSNEKTMDKETNSCSSSEIGSSKQGFLENVLSSGSSLEDLISSQGYLANVPSSPDLLQYVFSNQNSQEDAASSHSSIDDVAKKQNLIEKISQDSVQDVITNQNSPFNVATSPALKECKLKGRQERTINVYDNVQCSQDTLNNVQNIELPKDVQSIEKMPEDVQCMEELPEDVRGIEELPEDVRGIEELPEDVRGIEKLPEDVRCMEELPEDVRCIEELPEDVRCIEELPEDVRGIEELPEDVRGIGELPEDVRGIGELPEDVRGIGELPEDVRGIGGLPEDVRGIGELPEDVRGIGELPEDVRGIGELPEDVRGIGELPEDVRGIGELPEDIGGLPEGVRGIGGLPEDVRGIGELPEDVQSSEGLPENVQSSGGLPEDVQSSGGLPEDVQSSGGLPEDVQSSGGLPEDVQSSGGLPEDVQSSGGLPEDVQRSEGLPEDVQSSEGLPEDVQSSEGLPEDVQSSGGLPEDVQSSGGLPEDVQSSEGLPENVQSSEGLPENVQSSEGLPENVQSSGGLPENVQSSGGLPEDVQSSGGLPEDVQSSKGLPEKSLVGPDTQVNLLKRCRTASHFRHTSNPKVMPSHERECFVEGQQSRSHAKSRKGLLKRLRLERKSKKLVSVDTELVQFKSPDMNYNNNYITVSDKFEQHNVLDFRNSCLTENGLNDHQLSDQCVKPHVLSEQPPNESETREDARHLVELEGCELRLENYAVCKDERAGEALSDITDAPASHVPNTDLESVKESWSGLMTEMQNGTVDYECLKPSTHCESETNRIVDPEGLPSNTYHEAQTSVYVCNKSIDESNKRPNNLDDSFENAVEKGTLMKPKDGFSWEDVRDIESLSIGKEHSKDLEQQVEQILNVTTSMSPDVDVGVYSPPMLWEECVWPDSSSDSDMEVDILG; this comes from the coding sequence GTCAGAAGTGTCTGATTCCAAAATGACAATATTATCCAGCAGACGTGTACTAAGAATTTGTGGAATCAAAAGTCTCTACCTATTTCCTCTCGTCCATTACATGTATACCTCAGAGCTGGAGGTTGCACCAGGAGACGTCCGTAATGTCCTCAAAGCTGCACAGAAGTTACAAATTACAGAACTGGAGCTATTGAAGTTGGAAGGAGGTAGATTAGTAAGGGCTGAATCTGGGAGAAGACTAAACAGGAATTGTCTTGGTAGTAAATCTCATATTCATGCGAAGGCCGTTAAAAAGGCTAAGACTGAAAACCAAGAAACCATAAACTCATGTGCTCATATTGAGATTAAGCCAACCAGAAACTGCCAAAACATAATCGAAAACGATGTAACCAACTTAAGCTTGCTAGACTTAGAGCAAAGTAATGAAAAGACAATGGACAAAGAGACAAATAGCTGCAGCTCGTCAGAGATCGGGTCAAGCAAACAGGGCTTTTTGGAGAATGTTTTAAGCAGTGGCAGCTCACTAGAGGATTTGATAAGCAGTCAGGGTTATCTGGCGAATGTGCCAAGCAGCCCTGACCTGCTACAGTATGTATTTAGTAACCAGAACTCACAAGAAGATGCAGCATCTAGCCACAGCTCTATAGATGATGTAGCGAAAAAACAGAATTTAATAGAAAAAATTAGTCAGGATTCTGTGCAAGATGTAATTACTAACCAGAATTCACCATTTAATGTTGCAACAAGCCCTGCCTTAAAGGAATGTAAACTAAAGGGTCGTCAGGAGCGAACCATAAATGTTTATGACAATGTGCAATGCAGTCAGGACACGCTTAACAATGTGCAAAATATTGAATTGCCAAAGGATGTGCAGAGCATCGAGAAAATGCCAGAGGATGTGCAGTGCATGGAGGAATTACCAGAGGATGTGCGGGGCATCGAGGAATTGCCAGAGGATGTGCGGGGCATCGAGGAATTGCCAGAGGATGTGCGGGGCATCGAGAAATTGCCAGAGGATGTGCGGTGCATGGAGGAATTACCAGAGGATGTGCGGTGCATCGAGGAATTACCAGAGGATGTGCGGTGCATCGAGGAATTGCCAGAGGATGTGCGGGGCATCGAGGAATTGCCAGAGGATGTGCGGGGCATCGGGGAATTGCCAGAGGATGTGCGGGGCATCGGGGAATTGCCAGAGGATGTGCGGGGCATCGGGGAATTGCCAGAGGATGTGCGGGGCATCGGGGGCTTGCCAGAGGATGTGCGGGGCATCGGGGAATTGCCAGAGGATGTGCGGGGCATCGGGGAATTGCCAGAGGATGTGCGGGGCATCGGGGAATTGCCAGAGGATGTGCGGGGCATCGGGGAATTGCCAGAGGATGTGCGGGGCATCGGGGAATTGCCAGAGGATATCGGGGGCTTGCCAGAGGGTGTGCGGGGCATCGGGGGCTTGCCAGAGGATGTGCGGGGCATCGGGGAATTGCCAGAGGATGTGCAGAGCAGCGAGGGCTTGCCAGAGAATGTGCAGAGCAGCGGGGGCTTGCCAGAGGATGTGCAGAGCAGCGGGGGCTTGCCAGAGGATGTGCAGAGCAGCGGGGGCTTGCCAGAGGATGTGCAGAGCAGCGGGGGCTTGCCAGAGGATGTGCAGAGCAGCGGGGGCTTGCCAGAGGATGTGCAGAGCAGCGGGGGCTTGCCAGAGGATGTGCAGAGGAGCGAGGGCTTGCCAGAGGATGTGCAGAGCAGCGAGGGCTTGCCAGAGGATGTGCAGAGCAGCGAGGGCTTGCCAGAGGATGTGCAGAGCAGCGGGGGCTTGCCAGAGGATGTGCAGAGCAGCGGGGGCTTGCCAGAGGATGTGCAGAGCAGCGAGGGCTTGCCAGAGAATGTGCAGAGCAGCGAGGGCTTGCCAGAGAATGTGCAGAGCAGCGAGGGCTTGCCAGAGAATGTGCAGAGCAGCGGGGGCTTGCCAGAGAATGTGCAGAGCAGCGGGGGCTTGCCAGAGGATGTGCAGAGTAGCGGGGGCTTGCCAGAGGATGTGCAGAGCAGCAAGGGATTGCCAGAGAAAAGTTTAGTAGGCCCAGACACACAGGTAAACTTACTCAAGAGATGTAGAACAGCATCTCATTTTAGACACACAAGCAATCCTAAAGTAATGCCTAGCCACGAGAGAGAATGTTTTGTAGAAGGCCAACAATCCAGATCTCACGCAAAATCAAGAAAAGGGTTGTTGAAAAGATTAAGATTGGAAAGAAAAAGTAAGAAACTTGTTTCAGTTGATACTGAACTTGTGCAATTCAAAAGTCCAGATATGAACTACaataataattatattacagTGTCAGATAAGTTTGAACAGCATAATGTATTAGATTTTAGGAATTCTTGTTTGACAGAGAATGGGTTAAATGACCATCAGTTATCAGATCAATGTGTCAAGCCACATGTGTTAAGTGAACAACCCCCAAATGAATCTGAAACTCGGGAAGATGCTCGACATTTAGTAGAATTGGAAGGCTGTGAATTGAGGCTAGAAAACTATGCGGTATGTAAAGATGAACGTGCTGGTGAAGCGCTGAGTGACATTACAGATGCACCAGCAAGTCATGTGCCAAACACCGACTTGGAAAGCGTAAAAGAGTCATGGTCCGGGCTCATGACGGAGATGCAAAATGGAACTGTAGACTACGAGTGTTTAAAACCAAGTACCCACTGTGAATCTGAAACAAATCGAATTGTTGACCCTGAAGGTTTACCATCAAATACCTACCATGAAGCTCAAACAAGTGTCTACGTCTGTAACAAGAGCATAGATGAATCAAACAAAAGGCCGAACAACTTGGATGACTCTTTTGAGAATGCAGTGGAAAAGGGGACACTAATGAAACCCAAAGATGGGTTCAGCTGGGAAGATGTAAGAGACATTGAGTCTCTAAGTATAGGAAAAGAACACTCGAAAGATTTGGAACAACAAGTTGAACAGATACTAAATGTCACAACATCTATGTCTCCAGATGTAGATGTGGGTGTATACAGTCCACCTATGTTATGGGAGGAGTGTGTGTGGCCTGATTCGTCCTCCGATTCAGACATGGAAGTTGACATCCTTGGATAA